The sequence AAACGAAACACCATCAAAGGGTGAACCGTCGGTCGACAACAACCGGGGTGAGTTTCTGGACGAGCGGTTGGAATCGGCAGATGCCGAGACCGGGGGCGTGCTCGTCTGCCGGGTGTGCCACAGCCGGATCACCCGGCGTGACCTGGGCATGGCGATCAACGGCAGCCGCCGACACGTGTTTTTCAACCCAGACGGACTGGTCTTCGAATTGGGCTGTTTCGCTTCGGCCCGAAACCTGACCCCGGCCGGGCCCGAAACCGATGAGTTCACCTGGTTTCCGGGCTACCGCTGGCAGGTGGTGCTGTGCACCGGCTGCTCCACCCAGCTCGGCTGGCGGTATGTGGGCGCCGACGGCGGGTTTTTCGGGCTCATTCTCAAGGCGCTCATGGAAGAGGAACAGGGGATTAAATCCTAGGCCACTGGCAAGCGGTCCCGGCTTGCGCTACACTCGTTCCATGGACACTCTCATCCTTCACTCCCTCCATTGGCTTGTGGATTTCGGCCGTTCCTTTGAAGACCGTGCTTCCGAAGAACTTCGCGTCCGGGTCCGCCGCAAGATCATGCATCCCATGCGTGTGCTTGCCCATGTCCGCCACATCATAGAAGAAGAGCGTCCGTCTTCCGAGCTGGCCCTGGCTGCGGAAGTCGCGGCCATCCTGCACGATACCGGACGCTTCGCCCAACTGGTGGACCGACGGACCGCCGATGACGGGCAGGAATACGACCACGGCGAGGAGGGCGCGCGCATACTGTCCGAGTCCGATGTGCTGGACGGTCTTGATACACATTGGCGGCAGGTGGTTCTCGAAGCCGTACGTCTGCACAACAAGGCCGCCCTGCCCGAGGACATGGACCCTGACGCGCGCATGGTGACCGAAATGGTCCGGGACGCGGACAAACTGGACGCGGTACGCAACAGCGTGAACGGGTTGCTGCACAAGGAGTTGACCGGTAGGGCGATCAAATACGGCGTCACCGTGCATCCCACCGAGGTCTCTCAGGACACGGTCCGCCGGACCAGGGAGCGCAAGCTCATTCCGTACTCCTCCATGCGCTGGTCCAACGACTTCGTTCTGTTCCTCTGCGCTTGGGTCCACGACCTGCATTTCCGCTATGCCTACAACCGGCTGATCGACACCGGCCACTTCGAGCAGTTGCTGGAACTGCTTCCGGACCAGGGAGTGTTCCCGGAGCTCAAGGATCAGCTTCGCGCCGATCTCCACCGGTTTGCCCGGGAAGGCTGAACCGGGCCGGGGTTGACCCTGCTCAAGGGGCCGGGATACACCGTCCCATGGCCGACAGATATCCCATACCAGCCGCCCTCCATCGGGTGGAGCAGACCATCAAGCGCAGCCGGTTCATGGCCTCCCTGGGCCACGCTCCGGACATGGACACGGCCCGCGCCTTTGTTGCGGCAATCAAAGAGGAATTTCCGGACGCCACGCACAACTGCTGGGCCTTCAACGCCGGTCCGCCGGGTGATACGGCCTGCGTGGGCCTGAGTGACGACGGCGAGCCGAGCGGCACGGCGGGCAAGCCGATGCTGAGTGTCCTACTCCACTCGGGCGTGGGCGAGATCGCGGTGGTGGTCACCCGCTGGTTTGGCGGGACCAAACTCGGCACCGGCGGTCTGGTCCGGGCCTATGGCGGGCTGGTCAACCTTGGGCTGGAGACGCTGCCCCTGCGTGACATGGTCGTGACCAGACGTCTTGACGTATCCCTTCCCTATCCATCCGTGACCTTGTTCAAGAGGATGTTGCCCGATTTCGAGGCCGATGTGGTCGAGGAGGCCTTCAGTGACGTGGCCGGATTTACCGTGGAGTTGCCCGAGGAACGAGTGGGCGCATTCACGCTTGCTGTGGGCGAATTGACCGGAGGACGCGCGGAAATACACGAAAAATGATGGCTCCACCGGTTGCGGACCTCCCGGAAAATGGGCTAGCCTAAACTAGGCTTTTGATAATCCGGGGTAACAGCAAGGTGAAGAGCAGGTTCCATGTCCACACAGAAATTGCGAGCGATTTATAAGCAACTAACCGACAAAATTGATATCTCAAAAGAAAAAGCCCTGTTTGAAGTCACGGAGTTGAAGGCAGACCTCAACGAACTCCAACGACATCTTTCCGGTCGCAAGAAACACACCGATCTCCAGCCGGAGGACCTGTTGCGTTCCGCCTACGAGATCGCCCAGTTTCTCCGCGACATGCAAAAGCGCCAGGAAATTCTGGCCGAACTGGAAGGCGTGGCCGCCGAGACCGAGGCCGAGGAGTATCTGCTTTCAAGAGGGGCCAAGCTTCTGACCCGTCCTGCAGGCTGGCACTTCCAGACATCCAAGGAACGGTTCCTGCTTCACGAGTCCGATATGGTGGAGGCCGCAGCCGAGCTGCGCAAGCTTTTGGCCGCGGGCAAACGGCTCAAAAAGCCCGCCAAGAAGAAAAAATAGCCATATTCCTGACAATCCTCCCGGCCCGCCTTGACTTTCGCGTTGCCGGGCGCATCTTGTAGAACATTGAAGACAACCCCAACAAAGGGAAAACAAGCCATGCTCAAACGACTTGTCACGGTCCTTGCGGCCCTGTTCATCGCAACCTCCCTGGCCGGATGCGGCTACAACTCCATGCAGCAGCAGGAGGAAGAGGTCTACGGCGCGTGGGCCAACCTGGAATCAGCACTGCAACGCCGGGCGGACCTGATCCCCAACCTGGTGGAGACAGTTAAGGGTGCGGCGGGCCATGAGAAATCCACCCTGACCGCCGTGGTCGAGGCGCGCGCCAAGGCTACCCAGACCACACTCACTCCGGAGATGCTGACCGACAAGGCCGCCCTGGCCAATTTCCAGGCCGCTCAGGGGCAGCTCTCCTCGGCCCTGTCCCGGCTCATGGTCGTGGTCGAGCGCTACCCGGA is a genomic window of uncultured Pseudodesulfovibrio sp. containing:
- a CDS encoding cereblon family protein, yielding MTCQCRTPERALREQENETPSKGEPSVDNNRGEFLDERLESADAETGGVLVCRVCHSRITRRDLGMAINGSRRHVFFNPDGLVFELGCFASARNLTPAGPETDEFTWFPGYRWQVVLCTGCSTQLGWRYVGADGGFFGLILKALMEEEQGIKS
- a CDS encoding LemA family protein, which gives rise to MLKRLVTVLAALFIATSLAGCGYNSMQQQEEEVYGAWANLESALQRRADLIPNLVETVKGAAGHEKSTLTAVVEARAKATQTTLTPEMLTDKAALANFQAAQGQLSSALSRLMVVVERYPDLKANQNFLALQHQLEGTENRINVARQRYNEAVKTFNYSIRKFPNSLTNSFLLHLERKEFFEADPGAKTAPKVNFGSES
- a CDS encoding HD domain-containing protein, giving the protein MDTLILHSLHWLVDFGRSFEDRASEELRVRVRRKIMHPMRVLAHVRHIIEEERPSSELALAAEVAAILHDTGRFAQLVDRRTADDGQEYDHGEEGARILSESDVLDGLDTHWRQVVLEAVRLHNKAALPEDMDPDARMVTEMVRDADKLDAVRNSVNGLLHKELTGRAIKYGVTVHPTEVSQDTVRRTRERKLIPYSSMRWSNDFVLFLCAWVHDLHFRYAYNRLIDTGHFEQLLELLPDQGVFPELKDQLRADLHRFAREG
- a CDS encoding YigZ family protein; protein product: MADRYPIPAALHRVEQTIKRSRFMASLGHAPDMDTARAFVAAIKEEFPDATHNCWAFNAGPPGDTACVGLSDDGEPSGTAGKPMLSVLLHSGVGEIAVVVTRWFGGTKLGTGGLVRAYGGLVNLGLETLPLRDMVVTRRLDVSLPYPSVTLFKRMLPDFEADVVEEAFSDVAGFTVELPEERVGAFTLAVGELTGGRAEIHEK